The genomic DNA CTTTAATTATTTTTCGTTATCCTTTTCCTTGACCCCTCCCGGCAAAAGGGCTACTCTTCCCGAAATTTCTCAGGTGAAGGAGCGGGGACGGACATCATGCCGGTAACAACACGACGCTGGGCCTTTCTTTTCTATTATCTCGTGTGTGCGGCTGCAATCGTCATGATGTTCGGGGAGGGAGCCTGGATGACCAGCCTGCGGCTGGCGCGGCTGGGTGTGCCGGTTCAGGGCGCACTGACGGCGGCTGCTTGCGGCAGTGACACCCCCCTCGCCTACAGGTTCGACGCCAATGGAGTGAACTATCAGGGGAGGGGAAAGGACGGTTTCGGCAATCCGCCATGCGCGAAGCTCCACCTGGGTGACCCCATCCTCGTCTACCATCTTTCCGATGATCCTTCCATCAATCTACCGGGAAATCCCGGTGAACGTTTCGTCACGGAAGCCTCCGGAATTCTCATGGCAGCGCTCTTCGTCCCGCTGGTACTTCTCTTCCTCTTCTTCATCACCCTCCGCATTTTAGGTTCTTCCCCCCGAGGCCGGTAAGGCCGCCTGATGCCAGGCCGGCTTACGGTTTTGGACACACGCCCATTTCCGGATAAAATGTAACCAGTACCACTACTGCCGGCGGTGGAGCCAATGGATCGTATTTCTTCGGCGCGGGAAACGATGATACGGGATCACCTGAAGGCGCGCGGCATTCGGGATCCTGCTGTATTGAGGGCCATGGAGGAGGTCCCCAGGGAAGAGTTCGTCCCGGAGGAACTGGTGGAGTTTGCGTATGGCGACTACCCTCTGGCGATAGGGGAGGGGCAGACGATCTCGCAGCCTTACATAGTTGCCCTCATGGCGGAGCTTCTTGAGCTGGGTCCTGAAGACAGGGTGCTGGAGATAGGTACCGGATCGGGATATTCAGCGGCGATTCTGGGGAGGATTGCACGGGAAGTCTTCACCGTGGAACACTACGCCACGCTTGCGCAGGGAGCGGCGAGTCGACTGCGCCGCCTCAACTGCGGGAATGTAACGGTTCTGCTGGGGGACGGGACGCGCGGCTGGCAGGAGTTCGCCCCGTATCAGGCGATCCAGGTGACTGCCGGCGCGCCCCATGTTCCTAAAGCGCTGCGGGAACAGCTGGCAACAGGCGGTCGCCTCGTCATACCGGTGGGGCATCACCCCAGGATGCAGTCGCTCGAAAGGATACTGCGAATCGGCGAGAATGAATTCCGAAGGGAGGACATGTGTGCCGTTCAGTTCGTTCCTCTCATAGGTGAGGACGGCTGGGGCGACGACCTGTGAAAGCGGGAATTCTGGTGCTGCCGAGGAAGTTCCCGTGGCGAAGCAGCAGCCGCAGCTGTACGATGGAGCTGCGGTCCCGCGGCCCTGGGCTGCATGGCTGCCGCAGTGCCTGCACCGATTTTCGGCGTCAAGAGTCGGATCGACAGGTGAACGTGGCATGAGTTCGCTCCGTGGAAGGTCACCTCTTTTTGCTACTTGCAGTCCTCCCGCCAGAGGCAGCCGTGCTCGCCGCAGTTCTCTCCCCTGCCCGGCTCGAAGCAGGCGGGGTTTCCTTCAGCCTGCTGGATGGCTCGGATAAGCTCCTCCTTCTTGAGCTTTCCCGGCTTGACTCCACGTTCTGCGGCGACCTCCCTGATTTCCTTCATATTCATTTTCCATCCTCCTGGTTGTAATGACATGAGCTAGCCATGTGATTCGACAAGTCCGGAAGCTTTTGCTTTGGGGCCCGTTTTTCTCCGTTCCGCGCCATCGAATGTCTCTGTTGCTTTTCGCACCGGATCGCGTCCAACTGCGACCCAGCCGCTCGACCGGAAGAATGCGACAATTTTCCCCGAGTTGATGAGGTCGTCAAGGAGATAATCCTTGACCATCCCGCTGGTATTGTCCTTGTAGAGCACTCTTATCATCATGCTCTCCCTCCGTGGTCGTGACGGTGATTCGACTTAATTAGTATACCATATGTTTTTTCCTCTCCTTGTCGGCCTCCGTATTTTTTCCAAAATTATGGGCTAGCCGCTCCGCATATCCTGAAAGGACGCTAATTATATAGCTTCCCGCAAGCGGGCGTCAACGGAGAAATGCTTTGACAAAACCCGCGCCATTCCTATAGTATGGCGCAAATTTTAATGTAAAGGCGTCAAAGATGGAAGCAGCTCTTGCCCTGATCGGGGAAGACCTCAGAAATGTGGAGCTTCAGTTCAAGAAGGACCTTCAGTCGGATGTCCCGCTGATCCGCAAAGTGGGTGAATACGTCCTCTCGAGTGGCGGCAAGCGTATCAGGCCTGCGCTTCTTCTGCTTGCAGCCCGCCTGTGCGGCTACCGCGGTGACCGTCACGTCCCCCTTGCCAGCGTTATTGAGTTCATCCACACCGCCACGCTGCTTCACGACGACGTGGTGGACAATGCCAACCTCCGCCGCGGGATCGCGTCCGCCAACACCCTCTGGGGAAATGAGGCATCGGTCCTGGTCGGTGACTTTCTCTTTTCAAAATCCTTCTCCCTCATGGTTGCAGACGGGGATCTGAACATACTCCGCGTTCTCTCCAATGCCACTACGGTCATCGCCGAGGGGGAGGTGCTCCAGCTCATCTGCACGAGCGACCTGGACATAACCGAGGAACGCTATATAGAAGTTGTAAAGTGCAAAACCGCCATACTTCTCTCCGCAGCTTGTCAGGCCGGGGCCATCCTCGGTGCCGCGACGGCTGAGCGGGAAGCTGCTCTGTCGGACTACGGAATGCGCCTCGGAATAGCGTTCCAGCTCATGGATGACACTCTGGATTACGTGGCAGACGAGGAGCAGTTCGGCAAAAGCATCGGTCATGACCTGGAGGAAGGGAAAATCACCCTGCCGCTCATCCATACGCTCAGACAATGTACTGCTGCCGAGCGGGACCGGATCGGAGACGTTGTTGCCAAGGACGTCCTGGAAGCGGAGGATTTCCAGGCGGTGTTCGATCTTGTCCACCGGTACGGCGGCATTGAGTACACCATTGCTGCAGCCCGCGACTATATCCGCAGCGCAAAGCTTCCGCTCGAGAGTTTTCAGGATTCCCCCGAGAAAACCGCACTGATGGAACTGGCGGATTATGTGGTAACGCGCGAACGCTAAATCACGAGGCGCTTCTCCGCTAAAACACTAGTATCCACAGCAGGTTGCCTCCTATTGCCCCTGTTTTTCACCTGTTCTGCTTGGCTCCGATATTGCAGGTTAAGTTTTTGTCATAAACTTGCGCGGGCGGGGTCCGGTGATGAACGAAGAAGTCCTTGTGCATGAGTCAGAGATAGAGATCCATGGCAGCCGCTACACCATCAACGTGTTCTGTCGCATGGACGGCCGGCACGTTGCCCGGACCCGCTTCGGTGTTGACGACGTCATCATAAATGACGGGGGATCCCTTCAAGAGGTGCTGGAGAAGCACGAAAGGCTGCTGCCGCTGGCGATAACTTCACGGCAGATGTTTCATAAGCTCTCCGTTCGCAGATAGCATGGTTACTTCACTCCCGCCCGTCGTTTCACGACGGGCTTTTTTGTGCCCGCTCAGGAAGTCCGACTTAAAAATCTTGCAATAACCCCATCTATGATCTACAAGTTGAACCTATGAAGAAGAGCCCGTATCCGCGCATCGCTCTCCTGTCCGGGTGCATCGTCGGAATCAGCCTGCTCCATTACCTGACGCCGCTGCATCTGCCGATGCTTCACGATATCTTCCAGCGCCTCTACTACATTCCCATCATCCTCGCGGCATTCTGGTTCGGTCTCCGCGGAGGGATCATTTCCGCCCTCGTCGTCAGTGTTTTCTATGTCCCGCACATCCTGTTCCAGTGGGGCCTCGTGCCCAGCATCGAGCTGGAGAAGTTTCTCGAAATCGTTCTTTATAATGTGGTTGGGGGAATAACCGGCTTTCTATCCCAAAAGGAGGAATCGCGCCGGGAGGAACTGCAGCGTACGGCGGAAGGCCTTGAAGAATCATACCGAAAGCTCCAGGAGCAGACCGACATGATCCTGAAGATAGAGGATCAATTGAGGCGGGCGGAGCGCCTTTCGGCGCTGGGAGAGCTTTCAGCCGTGCTTGCGCACGAGATCCGCAATCCCCTCGGCTCCATCAGGGGGACGGCAGAGATCCTCAGGGACGACTTTCGGCCGGAAGACCGCAAATACGAGTTCCTTGAGATCCTCATCAAGGAAGCCGACCGCCTGAACAGGGTGGTGGAAGATTTCCTCGGTCTTGCGCGGCCTGTTCCGACGGAGCGGGAGACCTGCGACCTCTTGGCCGACGTGCAGGAGATAATGGATCTGGTCGCGCCGGAAGCGGCCGCACGGGGGGTGCGCCTTAACGTAGTGCCGCAGCAGCTTCCTTCCGTACACGGAAGCCGGGAGCGGTTGCGCCAGGTATTCCTCAACCTGGTGCTAAATGCCATCCAGGCTACCGGACCGGGAGGCAGCCTGACGGTTGCGGCCCGCCTTCTACCTGCAACGGGTGAAATGCCTCCCCGGGTTGAGGTTTCATTCGCCGACACGGGAAAAGGAATCGAGCCCGAGCGACTGGAGCGGGTCTTCCAGCCGTTTTTCACAACTAAGCACGGGGGCACCGGCCTAGGGCTTCCCATCGCCCAGCGCATCATAGAAAGCCACGGTGGGACCATCCATGTAGAAAGCGAACTGCACCGCGGGACTACCTTTATCGTGAGACTGCCGGTGTGAGAAAAAACAGAGGCCACCATGCCACAGATACTGATAATTGACGATGATACATCGCTCCGCCGTGTCCTGGAGTACAACCTTCAGGAGGAGGGATACGAAGTCCTCACAGCTGCAGATGGTGAGGCCGGTATGGCACTCTTCGACCTTCACCGCCCGCCACTAGTCATTACCGACCTGAAGATGCCGGGGATGAACGGCTTTCAGCTCCTTGCGGCCGTGAAGGAGCGGGCACCGGAAACACTGGTGATCGTGATAACCGCCTTCGGCGCCGTCGAGACGGCGGTCGAGGCAATGAAACTGGGCGCCTACGATTACATAACGAAGCCCTTCAATCGTGACGAGCTGAAACTGGTGGTCAGGAAAGCCCTTCAACTGAAGGGGCTCTCGGACGAAAACCAGCGCCTTCGGGAGGAGCTCACCGACCGGGCGGATTTTCGCAATATAGTCGGCATTTCCCGTCGGATGGAGCAGGTTTTCCAGGTAGTGCGGAAAGTCGCCGACAGTGAGGCAACCGTGCTCATCACCGGTGAATCCGGCACCGGTAAGGAACTCATAGCCCGGGCGGTCCACTCGCTCAGCTCCCGCCGCAAGGGCCCCTTCATCCCCATCAACTGTGCGGCCATTCCCCGCGACCTCCTTGAGAGCGAGCTGTTCGGGCACGTCAAAGGGGCTTTTACCGGTGCGATCAGGGACAAGACCGGGAAATTTCAGATGGCTGACGGGGGAACGCTGTTTCTTGACGAGGTGGGAGAGCTGCCCCTCGAATTGCAGCCGAAGCTGCTGCGGGCGCTTCAGGAAAGATCCGTGGAACCGGTGGGGGGGCACGGCGAGCAGAAGCTGGATGTCCGTGTGGTGGCTGCAACAAACATGGACATGGAGAAGGCTATAGAGGAAGGTACCTTCCGTGAGGACCTCTATTACCGGCTCTCGGTCATTCCCCTTCACCTTCCGCCGTTGCGGGAGCGGCGTGACGACATCCCCGTACTGGTCAAGCATTTCGCCACCAAGCATGGCGCCCCTCAGGTCACCTTCTCCGCGGAAGCGATGAACGCGATGCAGAACTACCGGTGGCCGGGGAACGTGAGGGAGCTGGAGAATTCGGTGGAGCGCATACTCATCATGCGTAACGGCGATGTCATCAACATATCGGAGATTCCGGACAAGATCCGGGAAGGACGGGCCGAGCGGGGAGGGGCGAAAATAGTAAATCTCCCCGAAGAGGGGTACTCATTGGAGCAGTTGGAGCGGGAGATCGTGGTGGAGGCGCTGGAGCGAAACGGCTGGAACCAGACGCAGGCGGCGCGTTTTCTGCGAATCCCCCGACACACTCTCATCTACCGCATGGAGAAGTACAATATTCAGTCACAGGAGAGAACGCGATGAAAAAATGGACCTGCCTGCTCGTGGCGCTGACCTTGGCGGTGCTTGCAGCATGCTCGAAAAAGGAAGCGCCCCCCGCCGAAGGGAAGCCGGCTCCGGGATTTGCACTGAAGGACCTGGCCGGGGGGGAGACGAGCCTGGAAGGGCTCAGGGGGAAGGTGGTACTCCTGAATTTCTGGGCAACATGGTGTCCCCCCTGCCGGGAGGAGATCCCTTCCATGATGAAGCTGAACCAGGCCATGGCGGGAAAACCGTTCCAGATGGTGGCGGTCTCCATCGACGAAGGGGGGAAGGAGGCCGTTCAGCGATACTTCCAGAGCTCCGGCACAAGCCTCCCGACTCTTCTGGATACGGAGCAGAAGGTGGGGAGACGTTACGGGATCACCGGAGTTCCCGAGACCTTTGTCATCGACAGGAAGGGTGTTATAATGAAAAAAGTGATAGGCCCCATGGACTGGAGCCAGCCGGAGGTCGTCAAGTATCTTGAGGAGTTGATGAAGCAATAAAAAGGCAGGTTAAGGTCGAGGTTAAGGTTGAGGGCAAACGAGCTTTTTCCTCAGCCTCAACCTTAACCTCAATCTGACGGAGTGCTCATGGAATCACCGGACATAACCTACGTCAGTGCCTTCATCGCGGGTCTGCTCTCTTTTCTCTCCCCGTGCGTGCTGCCGCTCATTCCATCCTACATAACCTACATCACCGGTATCTCCTTCTCCGACCTTCAGGCGGAGCACCCGACCCACAAGGTCAGGCAGCAGACGGTGGCGCATTCCCTTCTATTCATCGGGGGATTCACGTTCGTCTTCGTCCTCATGGGTGCATCCGCCACCTTCATCGGGGGTTTCCTCCAAGAGCACATGACGCTCATCAGGAAGATAGGCGGAGTGCTCATCGTCATCTTCGGCATCCATGTCACCGGAATTCTGCCGATCGGGATGCTCCTGGGGGAGAAGCGGGTCAACATCCATCGAAAGCCGGCAGGGTACGTGGGCAGCTTTGTTGTCGGTGTCGCCTTTGCGGCCGGCTGGACTCCCTGCATCGGCCCCATACTCGCCTCGATCCTCATGGTTGCCGCCACAGAGGATACGGTCTACCACGGTGTCGCCCTCCTCTTCATCTATTCCATGGGCCTTGCCATCCCCTTTTTCCTGTCGGCGCTGGCGCTCCACCAGTTCCTTGCGTTCTTCAACCGCTTCAAAAAGCACATACGCATCTTCGAGATCGTCACCGGCGTCTTCCTGATAATCGTCGGGATCATGATCTATTCCAACTACCTGACACGCCTGGGGAATCTGACCACGATCTTCTTCAGCCGGTAAAACCCTATCCAGGAGTACTTCTTGTCTCACACATCGATTTCTCTTCAACTGGCGGTTGCCGAACTGGGCACCACAGAGGCATTCTACCGCGGGCTCCTCGGTGTGCCCGTGCGTCGGGCTGTTACTGCCCGCGGCGGCCAGGAATACCTGGTAATGCGGCACGAAGGGTGGGAAGTGATTTTCGTGGACGAGCAGGCGGTCATGCGCACTCACCCGATGCTGAATGAGGCCATCAACACATTTCCGAAAGGGGTCGGCCTCACCATTCACCTGCGTGTCGAGGGGATCGAGGATATCTACGACTCCCTGATAGAAGAGGACATCCAGATTCTCTATCCGCTGGAAGAGAAGCCGTACGGCATGAAGGAGTTCTGGTGCCTCGATCCTGACGGTTATCTGGTGGTGCTGGAGGAGTCTACCCGATTGTGACATCACAATAATCTTCCGGATCTTCATGTTCATGTGTCCCCCTGAAAGGAGCTTCGATGGCGACTAGCGATGAAAAGCTCGAAATGAACGTCCTTTGCGTCGACGACGACCCTGCAAGCATGAGGCTGATCAGCCTGCTGCTTGAGCCGAGGGTATCCCGGGTGCTTACCGCGCGGAACGGCAGGGAAGGCTTCGAGCTCTACTTGCAGGAGAAGCCCGACCTGGTGATCACCGACATCATGATGCCGGTCATGACCGGCCTCTCCATGGTCAGGCACATCCGCGAACTGGACAAGAACGTCGGGATCATAGTCACAACCGCGTTCGACTCTACCGATTTTCTCGTCGAGTCTATCGATCTCTCTGTGAATCAATTCGTCATTAAACCCATCAAGGGGGAGAGGCTGTTTGCCGCCGTCGATCGCTGTTATCGTACCGTTATGGCCGAGCGGGCGCTCAGGGGACAGATCGAGCGGGTATCGATGCTATCGCGTGCTTTGGAAGAGAGCCCGGCAGCTGTAGCCATCATCGGTACTCACGGAACCATCGAGTACGTCAATCAGAAATTGAGCAAGCTGACGGGGTGGAGCAGCGATGACCTGGTCGGGATGAACATTCGATCTGCCGCAGGCCTTAAAGAATGGCTCCGATTCTACGACGCCGCAATCGCCGGAGACGGGTGGCAGGAGGAAATGAGGTTTCCGCGTAAATCGGGGGACACGTTCTGGGGCAAGGCGAAGCTTTCACCCTTCTCTGCAGGAAACGAAGGGTGCAAGTACATTCTGATGATCGAGGACATAACCGATTACAAGCGTTACGAGCAGGAGTTGCAGTACCTCGCTACCCACGACACCCTTACCGGACTTTACAATCGGGGCTTTTTTGAAGAGGAGCTCAATAGGCTGGCGCAGGGGCGGCATTTCCCGGTGAGCATCATCGTTGCCGACATCGACGGGTTGAAAGAGATAAACGACAGGTGGGGGCATGCAGCGGGGGACGACCATATCAAGGCGGCTGCCCGTATACTCGCC from Geobacter sp. DSM 9736 includes the following:
- a CDS encoding Rho termination factor N-terminal domain-containing protein translates to MNMKEIREVAAERGVKPGKLKKEELIRAIQQAEGNPACFEPGRGENCGEHGCLWREDCK
- a CDS encoding cytochrome c biogenesis CcdA family protein; this translates as MESPDITYVSAFIAGLLSFLSPCVLPLIPSYITYITGISFSDLQAEHPTHKVRQQTVAHSLLFIGGFTFVFVLMGASATFIGGFLQEHMTLIRKIGGVLIVIFGIHVTGILPIGMLLGEKRVNIHRKPAGYVGSFVVGVAFAAGWTPCIGPILASILMVAATEDTVYHGVALLFIYSMGLAIPFFLSALALHQFLAFFNRFKKHIRIFEIVTGVFLIIVGIMIYSNYLTRLGNLTTIFFSR
- a CDS encoding nitrogen regulation protein NR(II), producing MKKSPYPRIALLSGCIVGISLLHYLTPLHLPMLHDIFQRLYYIPIILAAFWFGLRGGIISALVVSVFYVPHILFQWGLVPSIELEKFLEIVLYNVVGGITGFLSQKEESRREELQRTAEGLEESYRKLQEQTDMILKIEDQLRRAERLSALGELSAVLAHEIRNPLGSIRGTAEILRDDFRPEDRKYEFLEILIKEADRLNRVVEDFLGLARPVPTERETCDLLADVQEIMDLVAPEAAARGVRLNVVPQQLPSVHGSRERLRQVFLNLVLNAIQATGPGGSLTVAARLLPATGEMPPRVEVSFADTGKGIEPERLERVFQPFFTTKHGGTGLGLPIAQRIIESHGGTIHVESELHRGTTFIVRLPV
- a CDS encoding diguanylate cyclase, whose product is MATSDEKLEMNVLCVDDDPASMRLISLLLEPRVSRVLTARNGREGFELYLQEKPDLVITDIMMPVMTGLSMVRHIRELDKNVGIIVTTAFDSTDFLVESIDLSVNQFVIKPIKGERLFAAVDRCYRTVMAERALRGQIERVSMLSRALEESPAAVAIIGTHGTIEYVNQKLSKLTGWSSDDLVGMNIRSAAGLKEWLRFYDAAIAGDGWQEEMRFPRKSGDTFWGKAKLSPFSAGNEGCKYILMIEDITDYKRYEQELQYLATHDTLTGLYNRGFFEEELNRLAQGRHFPVSIIVADIDGLKEINDRWGHAAGDDHIKAAARILAESFRAGDVVARTGGDEFAVIVPGADSDTMMDVLKRNLQTQVPVDDPDRRPVRLSLGAATATSGEEIADLQKRADALMYRDKLRKKGSRSAVTAADSSSVPCS
- a CDS encoding protein-L-isoaspartate(D-aspartate) O-methyltransferase, with protein sequence MDRISSARETMIRDHLKARGIRDPAVLRAMEEVPREEFVPEELVEFAYGDYPLAIGEGQTISQPYIVALMAELLELGPEDRVLEIGTGSGYSAAILGRIAREVFTVEHYATLAQGAASRLRRLNCGNVTVLLGDGTRGWQEFAPYQAIQVTAGAPHVPKALREQLATGGRLVIPVGHHPRMQSLERILRIGENEFRREDMCAVQFVPLIGEDGWGDDL
- a CDS encoding VOC family protein, with amino-acid sequence MSHTSISLQLAVAELGTTEAFYRGLLGVPVRRAVTARGGQEYLVMRHEGWEVIFVDEQAVMRTHPMLNEAINTFPKGVGLTIHLRVEGIEDIYDSLIEEDIQILYPLEEKPYGMKEFWCLDPDGYLVVLEESTRL
- a CDS encoding TlpA disulfide reductase family protein, whose translation is MKKWTCLLVALTLAVLAACSKKEAPPAEGKPAPGFALKDLAGGETSLEGLRGKVVLLNFWATWCPPCREEIPSMMKLNQAMAGKPFQMVAVSIDEGGKEAVQRYFQSSGTSLPTLLDTEQKVGRRYGITGVPETFVIDRKGVIMKKVIGPMDWSQPEVVKYLEELMKQ
- a CDS encoding sigma-54 dependent transcriptional regulator; amino-acid sequence: MPQILIIDDDTSLRRVLEYNLQEEGYEVLTAADGEAGMALFDLHRPPLVITDLKMPGMNGFQLLAAVKERAPETLVIVITAFGAVETAVEAMKLGAYDYITKPFNRDELKLVVRKALQLKGLSDENQRLREELTDRADFRNIVGISRRMEQVFQVVRKVADSEATVLITGESGTGKELIARAVHSLSSRRKGPFIPINCAAIPRDLLESELFGHVKGAFTGAIRDKTGKFQMADGGTLFLDEVGELPLELQPKLLRALQERSVEPVGGHGEQKLDVRVVAATNMDMEKAIEEGTFREDLYYRLSVIPLHLPPLRERRDDIPVLVKHFATKHGAPQVTFSAEAMNAMQNYRWPGNVRELENSVERILIMRNGDVINISEIPDKIREGRAERGGAKIVNLPEEGYSLEQLEREIVVEALERNGWNQTQAARFLRIPRHTLIYRMEKYNIQSQERTR
- a CDS encoding GSU3473 family protein codes for the protein MMIRVLYKDNTSGMVKDYLLDDLINSGKIVAFFRSSGWVAVGRDPVRKATETFDGAERRKTGPKAKASGLVESHG
- a CDS encoding polyprenyl synthetase family protein; this encodes MEAALALIGEDLRNVELQFKKDLQSDVPLIRKVGEYVLSSGGKRIRPALLLLAARLCGYRGDRHVPLASVIEFIHTATLLHDDVVDNANLRRGIASANTLWGNEASVLVGDFLFSKSFSLMVADGDLNILRVLSNATTVIAEGEVLQLICTSDLDITEERYIEVVKCKTAILLSAACQAGAILGAATAEREAALSDYGMRLGIAFQLMDDTLDYVADEEQFGKSIGHDLEEGKITLPLIHTLRQCTAAERDRIGDVVAKDVLEAEDFQAVFDLVHRYGGIEYTIAAARDYIRSAKLPLESFQDSPEKTALMELADYVVTRER